The Desulfomicrobium apsheronum genome includes a region encoding these proteins:
- a CDS encoding HD domain-containing phosphohydrolase yields the protein MTTAFHVLVVDDEPALREICEEALSGVGYDVTLATNGQDALGKLGTGAFDLVISDLRMPDMNGQDLLSQIRKHQLDVDFLVMTGYGTTETAVDIMKNGAADYIAKPFDIKHLLLRVRTILEQRRSRQEQEKLSAVVRMLGLSKRLGAQLNHVAVVEEFLIHLRENFSPDAICLLLPEMLEQGPTLMQGSLLENNEVLRFFVTRLCERILRQGKSYLLDQLTLQQSSFNSSLFPGGFPYSIMAVPLDLPQKRIGVITLVRDRENQLYCEQDLQLLGVFASHTASALQNSHLYSRLRTMNQDVIRSFAQAVELKDYYTRGHSERVAEYACRLGRTLGLGSKELDRLHIAGMLHDIGKIGIPDHILNKPGALTDDEYENMKRHSSMGREILGQVGAMNDVTEIIYHHHERMDGQGYPDGLMGDAVPFMARIICLVDSYEAMTSNRAYRQSLPLGKVMYALDRGAGTQWDKDLTATWMSIVEQEQPGFPRQ from the coding sequence ATGACTACAGCTTTTCATGTGCTGGTGGTGGATGACGAACCTGCGCTCAGGGAAATCTGCGAAGAAGCACTTTCCGGCGTCGGCTATGACGTGACCTTGGCCACCAATGGGCAGGACGCTCTGGGAAAGCTCGGGACGGGTGCCTTTGATCTGGTCATCAGCGATTTGCGCATGCCCGACATGAATGGTCAGGATCTCTTGAGCCAGATACGCAAGCATCAGCTTGACGTGGATTTTCTGGTCATGACCGGCTACGGTACCACGGAAACCGCCGTGGACATCATGAAGAACGGCGCGGCGGACTACATCGCCAAACCTTTCGACATCAAGCATCTTCTTTTGCGGGTGCGCACCATTCTCGAACAGCGCCGGAGCCGTCAGGAGCAGGAGAAGCTCTCCGCCGTGGTGCGCATGCTGGGTCTGAGCAAGCGGCTCGGTGCCCAGCTCAATCATGTGGCCGTGGTTGAGGAGTTTCTGATCCACCTGCGCGAGAATTTCTCCCCCGACGCGATCTGCCTGCTCCTGCCGGAAATGCTGGAGCAGGGGCCGACCCTCATGCAGGGCAGCCTGCTCGAAAACAACGAGGTCTTGCGCTTTTTCGTGACCAGACTGTGCGAGCGGATTCTGCGCCAGGGCAAGTCCTATCTCCTTGATCAGCTCACCCTGCAGCAATCTTCCTTCAATTCGTCCCTGTTCCCGGGCGGGTTTCCCTATTCGATCATGGCCGTGCCGCTGGATCTGCCGCAGAAGCGCATTGGGGTCATCACGCTGGTCCGTGACAGGGAAAACCAGCTTTATTGCGAACAGGATCTGCAACTGCTGGGCGTTTTCGCTTCGCATACCGCTTCGGCCCTGCAGAATTCCCACCTCTATTCGCGTCTGCGGACCATGAACCAGGACGTGATCCGCTCTTTTGCCCAGGCCGTGGAACTCAAGGATTATTACACCCGTGGGCACTCCGAGCGCGTGGCCGAGTATGCCTGCCGCCTGGGGCGTACGCTGGGGCTCGGAAGCAAGGAGCTTGACCGGCTGCATATCGCCGGGATGCTCCATGACATCGGAAAGATCGGCATCCCGGATCATATCCTGAACAAGCCCGGCGCCCTGACCGATGACGAGTATGAGAACATGAAGCGTCACAGCTCCATGGGCCGGGAGATTCTGGGGCAGGTCGGCGCCATGAACGACGTGACGGAGATCATTTATCACCATCATGAGCGCATGGACGGCCAGGGCTATCCCGATGGTCTGATGGGCGACGCCGTGCCTTTCATGGCGCGGATCATCTGCCTGGTCGACAGTTACGAGGCCATGACTTCCAACCGCGCCTACCGCCAGTCCCTGCCCCTGGGCAAGGTCATGTACGCCCTGGACAGGGGGGCGGGCACGCAATGGGACAAGGATCTGACCGCGACCTGGATGTCCATCGTCGAACAGGAGCAGCCCGGCTTTCCTCGGCAGTGA
- a CDS encoding tyrosine-type recombinase/integrase, translated as MAIKSYTNKSGKITHRVYFKHPYTKKQVNIQIDDLNKAKKIDSQFKHMVKFEKEAFYMDDHHKKYLNIDSFEDEKEKIEELTINKALDYYSSHNKETRKKTEKSRVNNLKKHFGNFLISDLKRSDLVKYTDERIEDKLVDGKIVEGVSLKTIRRELNILRTAIAVFLERNDDTLFNKLVVMSECPVYTYLTINSKGKKTNSTDKPKIEFLTNNEKSALYENSPDHLKIAILLADELGVRFGPCELFKMKHSYVDHEKNLITIERSDKDGVKIIATRTVEISQFLSDKIKESKEKDIEFCKTKGIETSTDYIVNYKNKEVSTLKRSFNKAMEKSKIKKRFIPYNFRHMRITYLLYKGIDCHSIANFIGHSDPQMIFKFYSQITTERMSEIRRLNDHTPYQMIDKK; from the coding sequence ATGGCAATCAAGTCTTATACAAACAAAAGCGGAAAAATTACACACAGGGTATATTTTAAACATCCATACACAAAAAAACAAGTCAACATCCAGATTGACGATCTGAATAAAGCCAAGAAAATAGATTCACAATTCAAACATATGGTTAAGTTTGAAAAAGAAGCGTTTTACATGGATGATCATCACAAAAAATATTTAAATATTGATTCTTTTGAGGATGAAAAAGAAAAAATAGAAGAACTAACAATCAACAAAGCTTTAGACTACTATTCATCACACAATAAAGAAACAAGGAAAAAAACTGAAAAAAGCAGGGTTAATAATTTAAAAAAACATTTTGGAAATTTTTTAATTTCAGACTTAAAGCGCTCTGATTTAGTTAAATATACAGACGAAAGGATTGAAGACAAATTAGTTGATGGAAAAATTGTCGAAGGCGTATCACTAAAAACAATAAGAAGAGAGCTAAATATACTCAGAACTGCTATTGCCGTGTTTCTCGAAAGAAATGACGATACTCTTTTTAACAAATTAGTCGTGATGTCCGAATGCCCTGTTTACACATACTTAACCATAAATTCAAAAGGAAAAAAAACAAATAGCACTGATAAACCAAAAATTGAATTCCTGACAAATAATGAGAAATCAGCTCTTTATGAAAACAGTCCAGATCATTTAAAAATTGCCATCTTACTTGCTGACGAACTGGGCGTTCGTTTTGGACCGTGTGAACTATTTAAAATGAAGCATTCATATGTCGATCATGAAAAAAACTTAATTACCATCGAAAGATCAGACAAAGATGGTGTTAAAATAATTGCCACACGAACTGTTGAAATTTCCCAGTTTCTTAGCGACAAAATTAAAGAATCAAAAGAAAAAGACATTGAATTTTGCAAAACTAAAGGAATAGAAACTTCCACTGATTATATTGTAAACTACAAAAATAAAGAGGTTTCGACATTAAAAAGATCATTCAATAAGGCCATGGAAAAATCAAAAATTAAAAAAAGATTTATTCCATACAACTTTAGACACATGAGGATAACATACCTACTTTATAAAGGAATAGATTGTCATTCGATTGCAAACTTTATTGGACACAGTGACCCTCAAATGATTTTTAAATTTTATTCTCAGATAACAACCGAGAGGATGTCAGAAATCAGGAGACTGAATGACCATACACCATATCAAATGATAGATAAGAAATAA